Sequence from the Paenibacillus tundrae genome:
TCTTATAGAAGTTGTTCAAAAAGTCCGCTTGGATTATAAAAGAAAAAATCACATACTTACTCAGCATTTTCAGCATTAAAGTTGGATTCTTTTTGAACTCGCATTTATAATAGTCCTATTTTAACATTACCTTGTGCGAATTTGAACGATTTCTATGTATTAACGCACAGACCAAGCATCTACCCTGCTCTATAGATATCCTACCGACCCAACCTATAAATGAATTCCTTATATATAAAAAAATAAAACCGAATATATCGGTTTTATCGATGGTACTTCACGAACATGCTGCACCCTTCGTATGAGGTATTGCTTCATTATGAGCGTGCCAACACAGATGCAACATATCCATGGGTATAGGTGTAAATTAAGAAACCGCGTTCTCCATCGTAGGCAACAAGATTTCAAATACTTGTCCATGCTGAAGAATTGTAATATTTCTTCCTTTGTCTCTCATAACCACAACTTCTGGTTTTGTGGACATGCGCTCCAAATAATGCTCAGGCACGTCGCCAGAATGACTTACAGTGATACCTTCTACTTCTTTTTCTTCATTTTCAGCCATTTCCTGCTCCACAACTTGTTCAAAAATATCGGAGAAGGCTTCAAAATTGTCAGTGTAAACGGAAATGCATTTCATCGTTACTCATCCTCTTCTAATCATTAATTTATTTTTCGTTTAGGGGTACTACTACGTTCCTTATCTTTCCTGATTTGGGACGTTTTCATACGCTTTTTCCCTTCCCTGCATATATCCAGCAGAGGGCAGATCTGGCACGCTGGGTTCTGGGCCTTACAATGGTAGCGTCCAAAAAAGATGATCCGGTGATGGGTCAACGTCCACTCATCCCGGGGTACGCGCTTCATCAATTTCTTCTCGACTTCAAGAACAGAGTCATCCCATCCAGCCAGTCCTAGCCGTTTGGACACACGTTCTACATGCGTATCCACCGCAATGGCAGGAACGCCAAACGCATTAGAAACAACAACGTTCGCGGTTTTCCGTCCGACCCCTGGTAGCGTCACAAGCTGATCATGTTCCTGCGGTACATCACCGCCATACTGCTCTATTAAAATACGGCACATGTTCTGAATATGCTTGGCCTTGTTCCGATACAGGCCGATTCGCCGAATATCCTGTTCCAATTCCTCTAAAGGAACCGCCAGATAATCAGCAGGGCTTGTATACTTTTGAAACAAGTCTGCG
This genomic interval carries:
- the nth gene encoding endonuclease III, whose amino-acid sequence is MNAATVRHILDTMESMFPDAHCELNHSNAFELTVAVLLSAQCTDETVNKVTADLFQKYTSPADYLAVPLEELEQDIRRIGLYRNKAKHIQNMCRILIEQYGGDVPQEHDQLVTLPGVGRKTANVVVSNAFGVPAIAVDTHVERVSKRLGLAGWDDSVLEVEKKLMKRVPRDEWTLTHHRIIFFGRYHCKAQNPACQICPLLDICREGKKRMKTSQIRKDKERSSTPKRKIN